A window of the Alnus glutinosa chromosome 4, dhAlnGlut1.1, whole genome shotgun sequence genome harbors these coding sequences:
- the LOC133865226 gene encoding F-box only protein 13, with the protein MEYGGCKSSRTTGKRKSQEEDGILSFSMDDLNQDVLERLLSWLPTSSFFRLNSVCKRWKSVAASAGFKLACSHIPSRDPWFFMVNPNLNQSIVFDSADRSWRKLHHPPLLEKDSNHNSMPVATSGGLVCFRNLTGNFIICNLVTGSCRELPPLDPTRRSQTLHAIVMNTSLEDSGSYKLVLVSGELPKLSCIVYNSSVGCWEEEIALSKKDDNSLGLDSNDDNAVYFLNKAGNVVATNMQRSPSKQYSSVITNKGGEEIVYFLSSSGKVVVCNLTQKRFFEYPGLLPVYSEYSIDMVECGGEMLVVMLSEFLESASLRVWRYDEEIRSWQQIAAMPPAMSHEWFGRKVDINCVGAGHRILICSNSGELFSYVLCDLVTNEWVELPKCCVNGEAVEFMSAFSFEPRIEASV; encoded by the coding sequence ATGGAGTATGGTGGTTGCAAGTCTTCAAGAACTACTGGGAAAAGAAAGTCACAAGAAGAAGATGGTATTTTGAGCTTCTCTATGGATGATCTCAATCAAGACGTTCTTGAAAGGCTTCTTTCATGGCTTCCAACATCCTCATTTTTCCGCCTTAATTCAGTGTGCAAAAGATGGAAATCAGTTGCAGCTTCTGCAGGTTTCAAGCTTGCCTGCTCTCACATTCCTTCACGGGATCCATGGTTTTTCATGGTCAATCCTAATCTCAACCAGTCAATTGTCTTTGACTCTGCTGATAGAAGTTGGAGGAAACTTCATCATCCACCTCTCCTCGAGAAAGACTCTAACCACAATTCCATGCCTGTCGCAACCTCTGGCGGCTTGGTCTGTTTCCGCAATTTAACCGGCAACTTCATTATATGTAATCTTGTGACAGGATCCTGCAGAGAACTCCCTCCACTTGATCCAACCCGACGGAGTCAAACTCTTCATGCCATTGTGATGAACACGTCTTTGGAAGACTCCGGCTCTTATAAGCTTGTGTTAGTCTCTGGTGAGCTCCCAAAACTCTCCTGTATAGTCTACAACTCAAGCGTTGGTTGCTGGGAGGAGGAGATTGCATTAAGCAAAAAGGATGACAATTCTCTGGGATTAGACTCAAATGATGACAATGCTGTGTATTTCCTTAATAAGGCTGGAAATGTTGTAGCAACTAACATGCAGAGAAGCCCATCTAAGCAATACTCCTCAGTTATTACTAATAAAGGTGGTGAGGAGATTGTCTACTTCCTTAGCTCCTCAGGGAAGGTTGTCGTTTGCAATCTGACCCAGAAGCGCTTCTTCGAGTACCCCGGGTTATTGCCTGTATACTCTGAGTACTCCATTGATATGGTGGAATGTGGAGGGGAAATGCTTGTTGTTATGTTGTCAGAATTCCTTGAAAGTGCAAGCCTAAGGGTGTGGAGGTATGATGAGGAGATTCGGTCTTGGCAACAGATTGCAGCAATGCCTCCAGCAATGTCACATGAGTGGTTTGGCAGGAAGGTGGATATAAACTGTGTTGGGGCCGGTCACCGGATATTGATCTGCTCGAACTCTGGCGAGCTATTTAGTTATGTTCTTTGTGATTTGGTCACTAATGAATGGGTTGAATTGCCCAAATGCTGTGTGAATGGTGAAGCCGTAGAATTCATGTCTGCCTTCTCATTTGAGCCCCGGATTGAGGCTTCTGTATGA
- the LOC133865256 gene encoding uncharacterized protein LOC133865256 has product MDLAISSSSFSSVLGIKYRSIPRRIVNRYYGFKHSPSAPGNGITAAGKPSRLTTRMVSNGYVSGERGRSFRFRDSKIYRRQDSCLIIAPPNGIRPRAIIKFLGGAFIGAVPEVTYGYLMELLAEEGFVIVSVPYNVTFEHSQAATQVYERFNACLRSILSSGLPHANLTSAQLVDLPLFSVGHSNGALLQILIGSYFSDMIPKANAVISYNNRPATEAVPYFEQLGPLVRQMMPIIEASPVYSVARNASGDAWKMLLDVAGAMMAEGDQESLISMTNFVDQLPSVLNQVTQGTSEFKPTPSENRDFFKSSYNVQHTLLVKFNSDTIDETDLLDETLKPRVEVIGGTLEKVQLSGNHITPCIQEPKWEVGYVYTPADAIAQGLKTLSLNETRVLSRTISDWFRRFEDSSP; this is encoded by the exons ATGGATTTGGctatctcctcctcctccttctcctcCGTCTTGGGCATCAAATACCGAAGCATACCCCGGAGGATTGTGAATAGATATTATGGATTCAAACACTCTCCTTCTGCTCCTGGAAATGGAATCACTGCGGCAGGGAAGCCCTCCCGTCTGACGACAAGGATGGTTTCGAACGGTTATGTTTCCGGAGAGCGAGGCAGAAGCTTCAGATTTAGGGATAGTAAGATTTACAGGAGGCAGGACTCCTGTTTGATAATTGCTCCGCCCAATGGTATAAGGCCACGCGCCATCATCAAATTCTTGGGCGGTGCATTCATCGGAGCTGTTCCTGAAGTCACTTACGG CTACCTAATGGAGCTATTGGCGGAGGAAGGGTTTGTTATTGTTTCAGTGCCTTACAATGTGACTTTTGAACATTCCCAGGCTGCTACACAGGTTTACGAGAGGTTCAATGCCTGCTTACGTTCAATCCTCTCCTCTGGATTGCCCCATGCCAATTTAACATCTGCCCAACTTGTTGATCTTCCTCTATTTTCCGTTGGCCATAG CAATGGCGCGCTTCTTCAAATACTCATCGGAAGCTATTTCTCCGACATGATACCAAAG GCTAATGCCGTGATTTCATACAACAACAGGCCAGCAACAGAGGCAGTGCCTTACTTTGAGCAG TTGGGTCCTCTAGTTCGTCAGATGATGCCAATTATAGAAGCATCTCCAGTTTATTCAGTGGCTAGGAATGCCTCAG GAGATGCATGGAAGATGCTACTTGATGTGGCTGGAGCAATGATGGCAGAGGGTGATCAGGAATCCCTAATTTCAATGACCAACTTTGTCGATCAGTTGCCATCAGTCCTAAATCAG GTTACTCAAGGGACATCAGAGTTCAAGCCAACGCCATCTGAAAATCGTGATTTTTTTAAGAGCTCATACAATGTCCAACACACCCTATTG GTGAAGTTCAACTCTGATACAATTGATGAGACGGATCTTCTTGATGAGACATTGAAGCCTCGCGTGGAGGTCATTGGTGGGACGCTAGAAAAGGTCCAATTGAGTGGTAACCATATCACACCATGCATACAG GAACCAAAGTGGGAAGTCGGTTATGTGTATACTCCAGCTGATGCGATTGCTCAGGGGCTTAAAACTCTTTCATTGAATGAGACTAGAGTGCTTTCCAGAACCATAAGCGACTGGTTCAGGCGTTTTGAAGATTCAAGTCCTTGA
- the LOC133866386 gene encoding E3 ubiquitin-protein ligase AIP2, translating to MAHEEESLKQELEELQKQLGKKQKFEEAVFNLKSLLRDLYPSSSPSLRKLFYSVICRVATILKTRYTAPGFWLAGLGLFEQAEHLVSDASEKQHLKTCILQAREHLRQLHNPSESTPNTSNRGYLFEGHLTVDPEPPQPQWLVHSNLLTTAATLFAAESSQGPAESNNTTENAASLLQDLITSLDDVLPLIPENDAVPRRVPPASKEVVAKLPVIIIEEEILAKLGKDAECAICRENLVVSDKMQELPCKHTFHPPCLKPWLDEHNSCPICRHELQTDDHAYESWKEREKEAEEERKGAANAIRGGEYMYV from the exons atggCTCATGAGGAGGAGTCTTTGAAACAAGAATTGGAGGAATTGCAGAAACAGCTTGGGAAGAAACAAAAGTTTGAGGAGGCTGTCTTTAACCTGAAATCTCTGCTCCGAGACCTCTATCCCTCTTCCTCGCCCTCTCTCCGCAAATTG TTTTACTCTGTTATATGCCGGGTTGCAACCATTTTAAAGACGAGGTATACAGCACCCGGTTTCTGGCTCGCGGGATTGGGGCTTTTTGAGCAGGCCGAACACCTTGTTTCTGATGCTTCTGAGAAGCAGCACTTGAAGACTTGCATTCTGCAGGCTAGGGAACACTTGCGCCAACTGCATAATCCTTCAGAATCCACACCAAACACATCCAACAGAG GATATCTTTTTGAGGGGCATCTCACCGTGGATCCAGAGCCACCGCAGCCTCAGTGGCTGGTGCACTCTAACCTTTTGACTACCGCTGCTACACTTTTTGCAGCCGAATCTTCTCAAGGTCCAGCAGAAAGCAATAACACGACAGAAAATGCTGCCAGTCTACTTCAAGATCTCATAACCAGCCTAGATGATGTTTTGCCTCTG ATCCCAGAAAATGATGCCGTACCCCGAAGAGTGCCACCTGCCAGTAAGGAAGTTGTTGCAAAGCTTCCAGTCATTATTATTGAAGAGGAAATCCTGGCTAAGCTTGGAAAAGATGCAGAGTGTGCAATTTGCAGGGAGAACTTGGTTGTTAGCGACAAGATGCAAGAGTTGCCCTGCAAGCACACGTTCCACCCTCCTTGTCTAAAGCCATGGCTG GATGAGCACAATTCTTGTCCAATTTGTCGCCATGAGTTGCAAACTGATGATCATGCCTATGAGAGCTGGAAGGAGCGGGAAAAGGAGGctgaagaagagaggaaaggTGCTGCAAATGCTATTCGTGGTGGTGAATACATGTATGTTTAA